TCTCGCGTGAATCTGTAGACCTGGCCAAGGCCGTATAGAGACAGGGTCATGAAAACGGTTTGATCCGGATCTTTTATTTTTTGCGTGACAGGGTCCTGCTCACGAACTTCGGAATACCGTAACAGCACGCTCCAGCACTGCGGATGATAATTTAGCCCGAAACTCGTGAAATAAGCGAAATTAAATTGGTGCGTGAATTGATTCTCGAAGAAGCAATCGAGGTCCGAAGTAAGCTTCACTTGAAGGTTCACGTTAGTCTGGCGGTTCAGGTCCTCCCGCTTTTCGTCTTCAGTGAACTGGTGCAGGACTCTAAGCAAATCTCCTCGGTGGTCCATTAAGCCTACATTGAGGCTATACTTGCGGGCCCGGTTGAGCACGGGATCGTATTCCGCCTGCGCGGTGAGGTCCACCAGCGTATGCGGCTTGATGGTCAGCTCCGCCTGAGTTTTCGTCCATCCGTAAAGGTTGAGAAACCTTTGATCGGGTGAAGCATCCGCTCCTCCAACGCTCTGAAAATCATATCCCTGCGAAACGTTCAAAGTCAGAAAATCCAAATATTCGTTCGGACCAAGGCGGCCGGTTAGTGTCTGGCGCATTTCCGCAACCAGCAGGCTCGCACGATCCATTCGATCGGAATCGTCGAAAAAGGGATAGGTCTGGTGTTTTGTAAACGGCCTGAAAGTCCAGGTCACTCGCGGCCGAATCATGTGCCTTACACGTTGAAATCCAAAAAAGCCCTTGTCGTACACGGCCTGCAAGTCCGTAAACATATCCGCGTCCACCTGATACAGATCGGTTCGCACTGTGTGGACAGAGCTTATGCTTTTTTCACGTTGAAAATAGTCCGCTGAATAGGCCTTCGCAAAATAAGTCATGGAAGGCTCCAGCTTGAGAAAACGCCCGAGAGCGACAGGGAGGCTGAGGCGTGTATCCGCGTTGAGGCGGCTCCCCAACCATTGATTGTGCATGATAGGCGCGTAATAGTGATTGAAGATCAAATTGGTGCTCAGATAAAAAGGCGTGTACGGTATTTGTTGGTTAAAGACCGTGCCGGTGACAATAGGAATGTTCTGGACGCTCAAAGCGTTGTCGGGAAGATCCAGATTGTCAAAGTACCTGGCCTCGGCCTGGAAAAGGAAATTTGTGGATTGTCTATCAACTACTCCATTCGATTCCAGGTAACGGACTCGAAGCCGTTTGTCAAAGCGATCTCCCCAGAATTCAAAGTAGTTTCGATCGGAAACCCAGTTGGCATTGCCCTTGAGTCTGACGCGTTCCACCAGGTCCTGGTCATGGCGCCAGGTAAGATAGAAACGGTGGCTCTTGGGGTTCTCTTCCGGGCCATACTGCCAGTCGTATGTATATTCTCCGTAAAAACGGCCGGTAAAATCCTCGAAGGGAAAATACCTGAACTCCAAAGATGTCTGTGCCGCTCTTTTCGTACAGACCCTCGGAACGATTGTGGCGTCCACGCTGGGGGAGAAGTCGATGAAAAAAGGAAGTCGAACGTCTATCCCCCTCTTGGTGCTGTTCGCCAGCGTCGGCATGAGGAAGCCGCTCTGCCTAGT
This region of Desulfomonile tiedjei genomic DNA includes:
- a CDS encoding LPS-assembly protein LptD — encoded protein: MKIQPPKSDSRVNVIPELPGLERCGRQTVAQGCNLLRRIAVLAAAFALLVSSIHMVASEAAAQKSTANDAPKEKTIVPTDVPIDISADRVSINYESNTYVARGNVTLSQGNTRLRADSIQYDGNTGELAAMGKVIVRMGSDVVEAEKITIKIGAATGVVVNGKLLLTRHNVYLEGKKLEKTGESTYRVEDGSFTTCDGTTPAWRITGRDLDVTLEGYGRLRHGFFYIKNIPVFYLPWLVYPAKRTRQSGFLMPTLANSTKRGIDVRLPFFIDFSPSVDATIVPRVCTKRAAQTSLEFRYFPFEDFTGRFYGEYTYDWQYGPEENPKSHRFYLTWRHDQDLVERVRLKGNANWVSDRNYFEFWGDRFDKRLRVRYLESNGVVDRQSTNFLFQAEARYFDNLDLPDNALSVQNIPIVTGTVFNQQIPYTPFYLSTNLIFNHYYAPIMHNQWLGSRLNADTRLSLPVALGRFLKLEPSMTYFAKAYSADYFQREKSISSVHTVRTDLYQVDADMFTDLQAVYDKGFFGFQRVRHMIRPRVTWTFRPFTKHQTYPFFDDSDRMDRASLLVAEMRQTLTGRLGPNEYLDFLTLNVSQGYDFQSVGGADASPDQRFLNLYGWTKTQAELTIKPHTLVDLTAQAEYDPVLNRARKYSLNVGLMDHRGDLLRVLHQFTEDEKREDLNRQTNVNLQVKLTSDLDCFFENQFTHQFNFAYFTSFGLNYHPQCWSVLLRYSEVREQDPVTQKIKDPDQTVFMTLSLYGLGQVYRFTRDWGEILGHAGDDRDTATR